Proteins found in one Aethina tumida isolate Nest 87 chromosome 1, icAetTumi1.1, whole genome shotgun sequence genomic segment:
- the LOC109599368 gene encoding ubiquitin carboxyl-terminal hydrolase 20 isoform X3: MGDASESSDEEESPGGYFRSEERPSGLIGLQNIGNTCYMNAALQALSNTEPLTKFFLDCPSSVHLLSEGRKPGLCRTYQSLMKDIWLKKAGGYVVPSGILYGMRNVHPMFRGYQQHDTQEFLRNFMDQLHEELKQLAAPDPSPTPTSEGDTFSLAMDEPAMRYYDSSEGEYETCDSGVSERSSLSDDMERPASSAKRRLSSRCGSPNRRQRARVHSCSVIDSQPGTSQSGQTSTMNSSGNTNINSNINSNGNNNNNNNNNNSSSKKQLKYRSIISDIFDGKLLSSVQCLTCNRVSSRVETFQDLSLPIPSRDHLAVLHGRTSSASGVTAAPGGCHVSSSASAPPTCSEAVMPVQDGGWVAWILTWLRSWFYGPTVTLHDCLSAFFSTDELKGDNMYSCEKCNKLRNGIKFSKVLQLPEVLCIHLKRFRHELMFSSKISSAVSFPLRGLDMRPYLHADCTSKVSTYELFSVICHHGTAGGGHYICYALNSGCWYEFDDQYVTKVTPDKVQTCEAYVLFYRKLLTTAGDDTVKSRASRIHEERNRNNTLAGVTYVSRQWLNRFNHCAEPGPIDNSDFLCHHGAIDPERESFLNQLAITVPVELHEYLHSKYGGCPPLNNVKVCPACASVSKKIMFEMETIVKLTRDVHNYDIPYTHYLSTSWYTQWHNFVQKKTLEPPGPIDNSKINSMAHPEGNPEASEITQDMWNFFHGIYGGGPEIRIKQQVQLTANVSFTPTPTPAPPPSHVNAGGNGLNCEWTSSARRHLTTNDSQVAPYYPPTIKKDNSQSMTDLSVFSHGEPLVDSDEDSEVVIDKMLDNHLIEVEKIENGRSPINKKVISSANHPNVDDDIDDDEDVRNSSKHRRRRRNVTSL; the protein is encoded by the exons ATGGGAGATGCGAGCGAGTCGAGCGACGAAGAAGAATCGCCGGGGGGATATTTCCGATCCGAAGAACGTCCGTCGGGCCTGATCGGGCTGCAGAACATCGGCAACACGTGCTACATGAATGCGGCGCTGCAGGCGCTCAGCAACACGGAACCGCTGACGAAATTCTTCCTGGACTGTCCGTCGTCCGTCCACCTGCTGAGCGAAGGGAGGAAGCCCGGGCTTTGTCGCACCTATCAGTCGTTGATGAAGGACATCTGGCTGAAGAAGGCGGGAGGATACGTAGTCCCTTCTg GAATTTTATACGGCATGCGGAACGTACATCCAATGTTCAGAGGGTATCAGCAACACGACACCCAAGAATTTCTCCGGAACTTCATGGATCAGCTCCACGAAGAACTGAAGCAGTTGGCGGCGCCAGATCCGTCTCCCACCCCCACCAGCGAAGGGGACACGTTTTCTCTGGCGATGGACGAGCCGGCGATGAGGTA CTACGACTCGAGCGAAGGCGAATACGAGACCTGCGACTCCGGGGTAAGCGAAAGGTCCAGCCTGAGCGACGACATGGAGCGACCGGCGTCCAGCGCCAAGAGGCGACTGAGCAGCAGGTGCGGGAGCCCCAACCGACGACAGAGGGCGCGAGTGCACAGTTGCAGCGTGATAGACTCTCAGCCGGGCACGAGCCAGAGCGGGCAAACGTCTACGATGAACAGCAGCGGCAACACCAACATCAACAGCAACATCAACAGCAAcggcaacaacaacaacaacaacaacaacaacaacagcagcaGCAAGAAACAGCTGAAATATCGTTCAATAATATCGGACATCTTCGACGGCAAATTGTTGTCGTCGGTCCAGTGCCTGACGTGCAACAGGGTGTCGAGCCGGGTGGAGACGTTCCAAGATCTGTCGCTGCCCATCCCGTCGAGAGACCACCTGGCGGTTTTGCATGGCCGCACGTCGTCGGCGAGTGGGGTGACAGCGGCGCCGGGTGGCTGCCACGTGTCCTCCTCCGCTTCGGCCCCGCCCACATGCTCGGAGGCGGTGATGCCAGTCCAGGACGGGGGCTGGGTAGCCTGGATATTAACGTGGCTGAGGTCGTGGTTCTACGGCCCGACAGTTACGCTCCACGACTGCCTGTCGGCGTTCTTCAGCACGGACGAGCTGAAGGGGGACAACATGTACAGTTGCGAGAAGTGCAACAAGTTGAGGAACGGCATCAAGTTCAGCAAGGTGCTTCAGTTGCCGGAGGTGCTGTGCATCCACCTGAAGAGATTCCGCCACGAGCTGATGTTCAGCAGTAAAATATCGTCAGCAGTTAGCTTTCCGCTAAGGGGACTGGACATGAGACCGTACCTTCATGCGGACTGCACCTCCAAGGTGTCCACCTACGAACTTTTCTCGGTCATATGCCATCACGGCACCGCTGGGGGCGGGCATTACATTTGTTACGCATTAAACTCAGGTTGTTGGTACGAGTTCGATGATCAGTACGTCACTAAAGTAACTCCGGACAAAGTACAGACTTGCGAAGCCTACGTGTTGTTCTATCGTAAACTATTAACAACTGCCGGAGATGACACAGTGAAGAGCAGGGCTAGTCGCATCCATGAAGAGAGAAATCGTAATAACACACTGGCCGGCGTCACCTACGTCTCGCGACAGTGGCTCAACCGGTTCAATCACTGTGCCGAACCGGGACCGATTGACAACAGCGACTTCCTTTGTCACCACGGCGCCATCGACCCCGAACGGGAGTCTTTCTTAAACCAACTGGCCATTACGGTACCCGTCGAGTTGCACGAGTACTTGCACTCCAAATACGGCGGATGTCCACCCTTGAACAACGTCAAAGTGTGCCCCGCCTGCGCGTCCGTCAGCAAAAAGATCATGTTCGAGATGGAAACCATTGTCAAACTGACCAGAGACGTGCACAACTACGACATCCCATACACTCACTACCTGTCCACCTCGTGGTACACCCAGTGGCACAACTTCGTCCAGAAAAAGACGTTGGAACCTCCAGGTCCGATTGATAACAGCAAAATCAACAGCATGGCACATCCTGAAGGCAATCCGGAGGCATCGGAAATCACCCAAGACATGTGGAACTTCTTCCACGGCATTTACGGTGGCGGACCCGAAATCCGTATCAAGCAACAAGTACAACTAACGGCCAACGTGTCGTTTACACCCACACCTACACCGGCGCCACCACCATCACACGTGAATGCCGGCGGAAATGGTCTGAACTGCGAATGGACTTCGTCGGCCAGACGACATCTCACGACGAACGATTCGCAGGTGGCGCCCTACTACCCGCCCACCATAAA aaaggaCAACTCCCAAAGTATGACCGACTTGTCCGTTTTTTCGCACGGTGAACCCCTTGTAGACTCCGACGAGGATAGCGAGGTGGTCATCGACAAAATGTTGGATAACCACCTCATTGAAGTGGAGAAGATTGAAAATGGACGATCGCCCATTAACAAAAag gttATTTCAAGTGCGAACCATCCCAATGTCGATGATGACATCGACGACGACGAAGACGTTCGAAACAGCTCGAAGCACAGGAGGCGGCGTCGAAACGTAACCAGTTTGTAA
- the LOC109599368 gene encoding ubiquitin carboxyl-terminal hydrolase 20 isoform X2 translates to MSMRGKMVNRSPCIHLGTASDIPLANIINSIEKKECNDCEYKGPHLWICLYKNCLRIGCSDEAKDHSTLHNVSQPAHAVHMSISTLRLWCYDCKSEVFMGGGAAGPPAHNQIIGPVDSDLETDDDAASSTIVRAVDSGHASSYTTLRTESPDQPAYGTVGLNVGMGDASESSDEEESPGGYFRSEERPSGLIGLQNIGNTCYMNAALQALSNTEPLTKFFLDCPSSVHLLSEGRKPGLCRTYQSLMKDIWLKKAGGYVVPSGILYGMRNVHPMFRGYQQHDTQEFLRNFMDQLHEELKQLAAPDPSPTPTSEGDTFSLAMDEPAMSYDSSEGEYETCDSGVSERSSLSDDMERPASSAKRRLSSRCGSPNRRQRARVHSCSVIDSQPGTSQSGQTSTMNSSGNTNINSNINSNGNNNNNNNNNNSSSKKQLKYRSIISDIFDGKLLSSVQCLTCNRVSSRVETFQDLSLPIPSRDHLAVLHGRTSSASGVTAAPGGCHVSSSASAPPTCSEAVMPVQDGGWVAWILTWLRSWFYGPTVTLHDCLSAFFSTDELKGDNMYSCEKCNKLRNGIKFSKVLQLPEVLCIHLKRFRHELMFSSKISSAVSFPLRGLDMRPYLHADCTSKVSTYELFSVICHHGTAGGGHYICYALNSGCWYEFDDQYVTKVTPDKVQTCEAYVLFYRKLLTTAGDDTVKSRASRIHEERNRNNTLAGVTYVSRQWLNRFNHCAEPGPIDNSDFLCHHGAIDPERESFLNQLAITVPVELHEYLHSKYGGCPPLNNVKVCPACASVSKKIMFEMETIVKLTRDVHNYDIPYTHYLSTSWYTQWHNFVQKKTLEPPGPIDNSKINSMAHPEGNPEASEITQDMWNFFHGIYGGGPEIRIKQQVQLTANVSFTPTPTPAPPPSHVNAGGNGLNCEWTSSARRHLTTNDSQVAPYYPPTIKKDNSQSMTDLSVFSHGEPLVDSDEDSEVVIDKMLDNHLIEVEKIENGRSPINKKVISSANHPNVDDDIDDDEDVRNSSKHRRRRRNVTSL, encoded by the exons GGAAAATGGTTAACCGATCTCCCTGTATTCATTTGGGAACTGCCTCAGACATTCCATtagcaaatataataaattccatTGAG aaaaaagaATGTAATGATTGTGAGTATAAAGGACCTCACCTGTGGATTTGTTTGTACAAAAATTGTCTGAGGATTGGATGTTCAGATGAGGCTAAAGACCACAGTACACTACACAATGTT AGCCAGCCTGCCCACGCGGTGCATATGAGCATATCCACGTTGCGGCTATGGTGCTACGACTGCAAATCGGAGGTGTTCATGGGGGGCGGAGCCGCCGGGCCGCCCGCCCACAATCAGATCATCGGCCCGGTCGACAGCGATCTGGAAACGGACGACGACGCCGCCTCGTCCACCATCGTAAGAGCCGTCGATTCCGGCCATGCCAGCAGCTACACGACGCTACGGACGGAATCACCCGATCAGCCGGCCTACGGCACGGTCGGGCTCAATGTTG GTATGGGAGATGCGAGCGAGTCGAGCGACGAAGAAGAATCGCCGGGGGGATATTTCCGATCCGAAGAACGTCCGTCGGGCCTGATCGGGCTGCAGAACATCGGCAACACGTGCTACATGAATGCGGCGCTGCAGGCGCTCAGCAACACGGAACCGCTGACGAAATTCTTCCTGGACTGTCCGTCGTCCGTCCACCTGCTGAGCGAAGGGAGGAAGCCCGGGCTTTGTCGCACCTATCAGTCGTTGATGAAGGACATCTGGCTGAAGAAGGCGGGAGGATACGTAGTCCCTTCTg GAATTTTATACGGCATGCGGAACGTACATCCAATGTTCAGAGGGTATCAGCAACACGACACCCAAGAATTTCTCCGGAACTTCATGGATCAGCTCCACGAAGAACTGAAGCAGTTGGCGGCGCCAGATCCGTCTCCCACCCCCACCAGCGAAGGGGACACGTTTTCTCTGGCGATGGACGAGCCGGCGATGAG CTACGACTCGAGCGAAGGCGAATACGAGACCTGCGACTCCGGGGTAAGCGAAAGGTCCAGCCTGAGCGACGACATGGAGCGACCGGCGTCCAGCGCCAAGAGGCGACTGAGCAGCAGGTGCGGGAGCCCCAACCGACGACAGAGGGCGCGAGTGCACAGTTGCAGCGTGATAGACTCTCAGCCGGGCACGAGCCAGAGCGGGCAAACGTCTACGATGAACAGCAGCGGCAACACCAACATCAACAGCAACATCAACAGCAAcggcaacaacaacaacaacaacaacaacaacaacagcagcaGCAAGAAACAGCTGAAATATCGTTCAATAATATCGGACATCTTCGACGGCAAATTGTTGTCGTCGGTCCAGTGCCTGACGTGCAACAGGGTGTCGAGCCGGGTGGAGACGTTCCAAGATCTGTCGCTGCCCATCCCGTCGAGAGACCACCTGGCGGTTTTGCATGGCCGCACGTCGTCGGCGAGTGGGGTGACAGCGGCGCCGGGTGGCTGCCACGTGTCCTCCTCCGCTTCGGCCCCGCCCACATGCTCGGAGGCGGTGATGCCAGTCCAGGACGGGGGCTGGGTAGCCTGGATATTAACGTGGCTGAGGTCGTGGTTCTACGGCCCGACAGTTACGCTCCACGACTGCCTGTCGGCGTTCTTCAGCACGGACGAGCTGAAGGGGGACAACATGTACAGTTGCGAGAAGTGCAACAAGTTGAGGAACGGCATCAAGTTCAGCAAGGTGCTTCAGTTGCCGGAGGTGCTGTGCATCCACCTGAAGAGATTCCGCCACGAGCTGATGTTCAGCAGTAAAATATCGTCAGCAGTTAGCTTTCCGCTAAGGGGACTGGACATGAGACCGTACCTTCATGCGGACTGCACCTCCAAGGTGTCCACCTACGAACTTTTCTCGGTCATATGCCATCACGGCACCGCTGGGGGCGGGCATTACATTTGTTACGCATTAAACTCAGGTTGTTGGTACGAGTTCGATGATCAGTACGTCACTAAAGTAACTCCGGACAAAGTACAGACTTGCGAAGCCTACGTGTTGTTCTATCGTAAACTATTAACAACTGCCGGAGATGACACAGTGAAGAGCAGGGCTAGTCGCATCCATGAAGAGAGAAATCGTAATAACACACTGGCCGGCGTCACCTACGTCTCGCGACAGTGGCTCAACCGGTTCAATCACTGTGCCGAACCGGGACCGATTGACAACAGCGACTTCCTTTGTCACCACGGCGCCATCGACCCCGAACGGGAGTCTTTCTTAAACCAACTGGCCATTACGGTACCCGTCGAGTTGCACGAGTACTTGCACTCCAAATACGGCGGATGTCCACCCTTGAACAACGTCAAAGTGTGCCCCGCCTGCGCGTCCGTCAGCAAAAAGATCATGTTCGAGATGGAAACCATTGTCAAACTGACCAGAGACGTGCACAACTACGACATCCCATACACTCACTACCTGTCCACCTCGTGGTACACCCAGTGGCACAACTTCGTCCAGAAAAAGACGTTGGAACCTCCAGGTCCGATTGATAACAGCAAAATCAACAGCATGGCACATCCTGAAGGCAATCCGGAGGCATCGGAAATCACCCAAGACATGTGGAACTTCTTCCACGGCATTTACGGTGGCGGACCCGAAATCCGTATCAAGCAACAAGTACAACTAACGGCCAACGTGTCGTTTACACCCACACCTACACCGGCGCCACCACCATCACACGTGAATGCCGGCGGAAATGGTCTGAACTGCGAATGGACTTCGTCGGCCAGACGACATCTCACGACGAACGATTCGCAGGTGGCGCCCTACTACCCGCCCACCATAAA aaaggaCAACTCCCAAAGTATGACCGACTTGTCCGTTTTTTCGCACGGTGAACCCCTTGTAGACTCCGACGAGGATAGCGAGGTGGTCATCGACAAAATGTTGGATAACCACCTCATTGAAGTGGAGAAGATTGAAAATGGACGATCGCCCATTAACAAAAag gttATTTCAAGTGCGAACCATCCCAATGTCGATGATGACATCGACGACGACGAAGACGTTCGAAACAGCTCGAAGCACAGGAGGCGGCGTCGAAACGTAACCAGTTTGTAA
- the LOC109599368 gene encoding ubiquitin carboxyl-terminal hydrolase 20 isoform X1, with translation MSMRGKMVNRSPCIHLGTASDIPLANIINSIEKKECNDCEYKGPHLWICLYKNCLRIGCSDEAKDHSTLHNVSQPAHAVHMSISTLRLWCYDCKSEVFMGGGAAGPPAHNQIIGPVDSDLETDDDAASSTIVRAVDSGHASSYTTLRTESPDQPAYGTVGLNVGMGDASESSDEEESPGGYFRSEERPSGLIGLQNIGNTCYMNAALQALSNTEPLTKFFLDCPSSVHLLSEGRKPGLCRTYQSLMKDIWLKKAGGYVVPSGILYGMRNVHPMFRGYQQHDTQEFLRNFMDQLHEELKQLAAPDPSPTPTSEGDTFSLAMDEPAMRYYDSSEGEYETCDSGVSERSSLSDDMERPASSAKRRLSSRCGSPNRRQRARVHSCSVIDSQPGTSQSGQTSTMNSSGNTNINSNINSNGNNNNNNNNNNSSSKKQLKYRSIISDIFDGKLLSSVQCLTCNRVSSRVETFQDLSLPIPSRDHLAVLHGRTSSASGVTAAPGGCHVSSSASAPPTCSEAVMPVQDGGWVAWILTWLRSWFYGPTVTLHDCLSAFFSTDELKGDNMYSCEKCNKLRNGIKFSKVLQLPEVLCIHLKRFRHELMFSSKISSAVSFPLRGLDMRPYLHADCTSKVSTYELFSVICHHGTAGGGHYICYALNSGCWYEFDDQYVTKVTPDKVQTCEAYVLFYRKLLTTAGDDTVKSRASRIHEERNRNNTLAGVTYVSRQWLNRFNHCAEPGPIDNSDFLCHHGAIDPERESFLNQLAITVPVELHEYLHSKYGGCPPLNNVKVCPACASVSKKIMFEMETIVKLTRDVHNYDIPYTHYLSTSWYTQWHNFVQKKTLEPPGPIDNSKINSMAHPEGNPEASEITQDMWNFFHGIYGGGPEIRIKQQVQLTANVSFTPTPTPAPPPSHVNAGGNGLNCEWTSSARRHLTTNDSQVAPYYPPTIKKDNSQSMTDLSVFSHGEPLVDSDEDSEVVIDKMLDNHLIEVEKIENGRSPINKKVISSANHPNVDDDIDDDEDVRNSSKHRRRRRNVTSL, from the exons GGAAAATGGTTAACCGATCTCCCTGTATTCATTTGGGAACTGCCTCAGACATTCCATtagcaaatataataaattccatTGAG aaaaaagaATGTAATGATTGTGAGTATAAAGGACCTCACCTGTGGATTTGTTTGTACAAAAATTGTCTGAGGATTGGATGTTCAGATGAGGCTAAAGACCACAGTACACTACACAATGTT AGCCAGCCTGCCCACGCGGTGCATATGAGCATATCCACGTTGCGGCTATGGTGCTACGACTGCAAATCGGAGGTGTTCATGGGGGGCGGAGCCGCCGGGCCGCCCGCCCACAATCAGATCATCGGCCCGGTCGACAGCGATCTGGAAACGGACGACGACGCCGCCTCGTCCACCATCGTAAGAGCCGTCGATTCCGGCCATGCCAGCAGCTACACGACGCTACGGACGGAATCACCCGATCAGCCGGCCTACGGCACGGTCGGGCTCAATGTTG GTATGGGAGATGCGAGCGAGTCGAGCGACGAAGAAGAATCGCCGGGGGGATATTTCCGATCCGAAGAACGTCCGTCGGGCCTGATCGGGCTGCAGAACATCGGCAACACGTGCTACATGAATGCGGCGCTGCAGGCGCTCAGCAACACGGAACCGCTGACGAAATTCTTCCTGGACTGTCCGTCGTCCGTCCACCTGCTGAGCGAAGGGAGGAAGCCCGGGCTTTGTCGCACCTATCAGTCGTTGATGAAGGACATCTGGCTGAAGAAGGCGGGAGGATACGTAGTCCCTTCTg GAATTTTATACGGCATGCGGAACGTACATCCAATGTTCAGAGGGTATCAGCAACACGACACCCAAGAATTTCTCCGGAACTTCATGGATCAGCTCCACGAAGAACTGAAGCAGTTGGCGGCGCCAGATCCGTCTCCCACCCCCACCAGCGAAGGGGACACGTTTTCTCTGGCGATGGACGAGCCGGCGATGAGGTA CTACGACTCGAGCGAAGGCGAATACGAGACCTGCGACTCCGGGGTAAGCGAAAGGTCCAGCCTGAGCGACGACATGGAGCGACCGGCGTCCAGCGCCAAGAGGCGACTGAGCAGCAGGTGCGGGAGCCCCAACCGACGACAGAGGGCGCGAGTGCACAGTTGCAGCGTGATAGACTCTCAGCCGGGCACGAGCCAGAGCGGGCAAACGTCTACGATGAACAGCAGCGGCAACACCAACATCAACAGCAACATCAACAGCAAcggcaacaacaacaacaacaacaacaacaacaacagcagcaGCAAGAAACAGCTGAAATATCGTTCAATAATATCGGACATCTTCGACGGCAAATTGTTGTCGTCGGTCCAGTGCCTGACGTGCAACAGGGTGTCGAGCCGGGTGGAGACGTTCCAAGATCTGTCGCTGCCCATCCCGTCGAGAGACCACCTGGCGGTTTTGCATGGCCGCACGTCGTCGGCGAGTGGGGTGACAGCGGCGCCGGGTGGCTGCCACGTGTCCTCCTCCGCTTCGGCCCCGCCCACATGCTCGGAGGCGGTGATGCCAGTCCAGGACGGGGGCTGGGTAGCCTGGATATTAACGTGGCTGAGGTCGTGGTTCTACGGCCCGACAGTTACGCTCCACGACTGCCTGTCGGCGTTCTTCAGCACGGACGAGCTGAAGGGGGACAACATGTACAGTTGCGAGAAGTGCAACAAGTTGAGGAACGGCATCAAGTTCAGCAAGGTGCTTCAGTTGCCGGAGGTGCTGTGCATCCACCTGAAGAGATTCCGCCACGAGCTGATGTTCAGCAGTAAAATATCGTCAGCAGTTAGCTTTCCGCTAAGGGGACTGGACATGAGACCGTACCTTCATGCGGACTGCACCTCCAAGGTGTCCACCTACGAACTTTTCTCGGTCATATGCCATCACGGCACCGCTGGGGGCGGGCATTACATTTGTTACGCATTAAACTCAGGTTGTTGGTACGAGTTCGATGATCAGTACGTCACTAAAGTAACTCCGGACAAAGTACAGACTTGCGAAGCCTACGTGTTGTTCTATCGTAAACTATTAACAACTGCCGGAGATGACACAGTGAAGAGCAGGGCTAGTCGCATCCATGAAGAGAGAAATCGTAATAACACACTGGCCGGCGTCACCTACGTCTCGCGACAGTGGCTCAACCGGTTCAATCACTGTGCCGAACCGGGACCGATTGACAACAGCGACTTCCTTTGTCACCACGGCGCCATCGACCCCGAACGGGAGTCTTTCTTAAACCAACTGGCCATTACGGTACCCGTCGAGTTGCACGAGTACTTGCACTCCAAATACGGCGGATGTCCACCCTTGAACAACGTCAAAGTGTGCCCCGCCTGCGCGTCCGTCAGCAAAAAGATCATGTTCGAGATGGAAACCATTGTCAAACTGACCAGAGACGTGCACAACTACGACATCCCATACACTCACTACCTGTCCACCTCGTGGTACACCCAGTGGCACAACTTCGTCCAGAAAAAGACGTTGGAACCTCCAGGTCCGATTGATAACAGCAAAATCAACAGCATGGCACATCCTGAAGGCAATCCGGAGGCATCGGAAATCACCCAAGACATGTGGAACTTCTTCCACGGCATTTACGGTGGCGGACCCGAAATCCGTATCAAGCAACAAGTACAACTAACGGCCAACGTGTCGTTTACACCCACACCTACACCGGCGCCACCACCATCACACGTGAATGCCGGCGGAAATGGTCTGAACTGCGAATGGACTTCGTCGGCCAGACGACATCTCACGACGAACGATTCGCAGGTGGCGCCCTACTACCCGCCCACCATAAA aaaggaCAACTCCCAAAGTATGACCGACTTGTCCGTTTTTTCGCACGGTGAACCCCTTGTAGACTCCGACGAGGATAGCGAGGTGGTCATCGACAAAATGTTGGATAACCACCTCATTGAAGTGGAGAAGATTGAAAATGGACGATCGCCCATTAACAAAAag gttATTTCAAGTGCGAACCATCCCAATGTCGATGATGACATCGACGACGACGAAGACGTTCGAAACAGCTCGAAGCACAGGAGGCGGCGTCGAAACGTAACCAGTTTGTAA